From Tripterygium wilfordii isolate XIE 37 chromosome 13, ASM1340144v1, whole genome shotgun sequence, the proteins below share one genomic window:
- the LOC120012141 gene encoding 2,3-bisphosphoglycerate-dependent phosphoglycerate mutase 2-like yields the protein MSAVTFQLSIDAIQLHCCANNATPLRKVGNSSLRFISKSSALDGRLLNKGICRFRRHKLLQIHASTSPAPAMDRVSSFSEDTKECSQKASIESSLILIRHGESMWNEKNLFTGSVDVPLTKRGIEEAIEAGKRISNIPVDVIYTSSLIRAQMTAMLAMTQHRCRKVPIIMHTESEQAKEWCRIYSKETKKQSIPVITSWQLNERMYGELQGLNKQETAERYGKEQVHDWRRSFDIPPPHGESLEMCSQRAVAYFREHIEPQLHSGKNVMVAAHGNSLRSIIMYLDKLTSQEVINLELSTGIPLLYIYRDGNFMKRGSPVGPTEAGVYAYTRRLALYKQNLDEMLQ from the exons ATGTCTGCCGTTACATTTCAACTATCCATTGACGCCATTCAGCTCCATTGCTGTGCCAATAATGCAACTCCTCTTAGGAAAGTTGGGAATTCCTCTTTGCGTTTTATTTCGAAGAGTTCCGCACTTGATGGTAGATTGCTCAATAAAGGAATTTGCCGCTTTAGACGGCATAAACTGCTTCAGATTCATGCATCAACTTCTCCTGCTCCTGCCATGGATCGTGTTTCGTCTTTTTCAGAGGATACTAAAGAGTGTAGTCAGAAGGCATCAA TTGAGTCTTCTTTAATATTGATTCGACATGGTGAGTCTATGTGGAACGAAAAGAATTTGTTCACTGGTTCAGTTGACGTGCCTCTGACTAAGAGGGGCATCGAGGAAGCAATTGAAGCCGGTAAAAGAATTAGCAACATACCTGTAGATGTGATTTACACATCTTCGTTGATCCGTGCACAGATGACAGCTATGCTTGCCATGACTCAACATCGCTGCAGGAAG GTGCCGATCATTATGCATACTGAGAGTGAACAGGCAAAAGAATGGTGTCGAATTTACAGCAAAGAGACAAAGAAACAATCTATTCCTGTTATAACATCCTGGCAACTGAATGAAAGAat GTATGGCGAGTTACAGGGTCTTAATAAGCAGGAAACAGCAGAAAGATATGGGAAGGAGCAGGTGCATGATTGGCGTCGGAGTTTTGATATACCTCCCCCACATGGCGAGAGCTTAGAAATGTGTTCTCAAAGAGCTGTTGCCTATTTTCGAGAACAT ATTGAACCTCAACTTCATTCTGGGAAGAATGTGATGGTTGCTGCACATGGGAACTCACTGAGGTCTATTATTATGTATCTTGACAAGTTGACTTCGCAGGAG GTTATAAACTTGGAATTATCTACTGGGATTCCATTGCTTTACATCTACCGAGATGGAAATTTTATGAAGAGAGGAAGTCCAGTAGGGCCTACCGAGGCTGGTGTTTATGCTTATACTCGG AGATTAGCTCTTTACAAGCAGAATTTGGATGAAATGTTGCAGTGA
- the LOC120012002 gene encoding bifunctional aspartate aminotransferase and glutamate/aspartate-prephenate aminotransferase-like, producing MTVSLRSSTCISRASVGHLFQRPKLAYDCSGSVSFPSRPHNLSFKYLEITRQVQLCRTSAMAKAESGIEEIGVDLSLSPRVNSVKPSKTVAITDQATALLQAGVPVIRLAAGEPDFDTPTPIAEAGINAIREGYTRYTPNAGTQELRSAICHKLKEENGLTYTPDQILVSNGAKQSILQALLAVCSPGDEVIIPAPFWVSYPEMARLADATPVILPTRISDNFLLDPKLLRSKLSDKSRLLILCSPSNPTGSVYPKELLEEIAEMVAKHPRLLVLSDEMYEHIIYSPATHTSFASLPGMWERTLTVNGFSKAFAMTGWRLGYLAGPKHFVSACNKIQSQFTSGASSISQKAGVAALGLGYAGGEEVSKMVKAFRERRDFLIKSFGEMQGVKMSEPQGAFYLFIDLSSYYGTKAEGFGAIEDSESLCRYLLDEGQVALVPGDAFGDDSCVRISYAASLTTLQAAVERIKNALAALRSAVPV from the exons ATGACAGTTTCTCTGCGTAGCTCAACTTGCATTTCTCGCGCTAGTGTGGGACACCTATTCCAGAGACCAAAATTGGCTTATGACTGCTCCGGATCCGTATCCTTCCCTTCTCGTCCTCACAATCTCTCCTTCAA ATATTTGGAGATTACTAGGCAAGTTCAATTGTGTAGAACAAGTGCCATGGCGAAGGCCGAGAGTGGCATTGAAGAGATAGGAGTTGACCTCTCATTGAGCCCCCGAGTAAATTCTGTAAAGCCTTCAAAGACAGTGGCGATAACTGACCAGGCAACTGCACTTTTACAAGCTGGTGTTCCTGTCATTCGGTTGGCTGCTGGAGAACCTGATTTTGATACCCCAACTCCAATAGCGGAG GCTGGGATTAATGCAATACGGGAAGGATACACAAGGTACACCCCAAATGCTGGCACTCAGGAACTTCGCTCTGCAATTTGTCATAAGCTGAAGG AGGAGAATGGACTCACTTATACACCTGATCAAATTTTGGTCAGCAATGGTGCAAAACAGAGTATCCTTCAAGCATTGCTTGCAGTTTGTTCTCCAGGGGATGAG GTTATAATTCCTGCTCCATTTTGGGTGAGTTACCCTGAAATGGCAAGGCTGGCAGATGCGACACCTGTGATTCTTCCTACACGAATCTCTGACAATTTTCTTTTGGATCCAAAGCTTCTCCGGTCCAAACTTAGTGACAAGTCAAGACTCTTAATACTTTGTTCCCCCTCTAACCCGACCGGATCAGTTTACCCCAAAGAACTACTTGAAGAGATCGCAGAGATGGTGGCAAAACATCCTAGGCTTCTG GTGTTGTCTGATGAAATGTACGAACACATAATTTATTCACCGGCAACTCACACAAGCTTCGCTTCTCTGCCAGGCATGTGGGAGAGGACTCTAACTGTCAATGGTTTTTCTAAG GCCTTTGCAATGACTGGTTGGAGACTTGGATATCTTGCTGGGCCCAAGCACTTTGTGTCAGCGTGTAATAAGATCCAGAGTCAG TTCACCTCAGGTGCCAGTAGCATATCTCAAAAGGCAGGGGTTGCTGCCTTAGGACTAGGCTATGCTGGTGGTGAAGAAGTGTCTAAAATGGTAAAAGCATTCAGAGAGCGAAGAGATTTCCTAATTAAGAGCTTTGGAGAAATGCAAGGGGTTAAGATGTCAGAACCCCAG GGAGCTTTTTATCTTTTCATTGATTTAAGCTCTTACTATGGAACAAAGGCTGAGGGATTTGGTGCAATTGAGGATTCCGAGTCTCTCTGTCGGTACCTGCTTGATGAGGGTCAG GTTGCCCTAGTCCCAGGGGATGCATTTGGGGATGATAGCTGCGTCCGCATCTCTTATGCAGCATCCCTCACCACCCTGCAGGCTGCTGTCGAGAGAATTAAGAATGCACTTGCCGCTCTCAGGAGTGCTGTCCCTGTATGA
- the LOC120013761 gene encoding protein NEN4-like, translated as MEASSSCQEGTAEIVFFDLETTVPNRAGQRFWVLEFGAIVVCPQKLVELESYSTLIRPHDLSVVALRSGRCDGITREAVANAPTFEDVADNIFNMLNGRIWAGHNIKRFDCVRIKEAFAGIGRPSPMPVGMIDSLCVLTEKFGRRAGNMKMASLAAYFGLGQQKHRSLDDVRMNLEVLKHCATVLFLESSLPSVLNGKWQASPPSVMTRSRSNGKLQCREEISSRKSPASTSIGYQRAVPYARGSLGKVTEGMKNLLCKAQETQSLNKLLKHSHSLLR; from the exons ATGGAGGCCTCTAGTTCATGCCAAGAAGGCACAGCAGAGATTGTGTTCTTTGACTTAGAAACAACAGTACCAAATCGAGCCGGGCAACGTTTCTGGGTACTGGAGTTTGGTGCAATTGTAGTATGTCCACAAAAGCTGGTCGAACTAGAAAGCTATAGCACCCTCATTAGACCTCATGACCTCTCTGTGGTAGCGCTGAGGTCTGGTCGATGTGATGGGATAACGCGTGAAGCTGTTGCAAATGCACCCACTTTTGAGGATGTTGCAGACAACATATTCAACATGTTGAATGGTAGAATTTGGGCAGGGCACAACATAAAAAGATTCGATTGCGTCAGAATCAAGGAAGCCTTTGCAGGGATCGGTAGGCCTTCACCAATGCCGGTTGGAATGATTGATTCTTTATGTGTATTGACAGAGAAGTTTGGTAGAAGAGCTGGTAACATGaag ATGGCTTCATTGGCTGCTTACTTTGGTCTTGGGCAGCAGAAGCACAG GAGCCTCGATGATGTCAGAATGAACTTGGAGGTCCTGAAGCATTGTGCAACTGTGTTGTTCTTG GAATCAAGCCTTCCAAGTGTTTTGAATGGGAAGTGGCAGGCATCGCCACCCTCAGTCATGACAAGAAGTAGAAGTAATGGAAAGCTGCAATGCAGAGAAGAAATAAGTAGCAGAAAATCTCCAGCTTCAACCTCTATTGGATACCAAAGGGCAGTGCCCTATGCAAGAGGAAGCCTTGGGAAG gtgacagAAGGAATGAAGAACTTATTGTGTAAAGCTCAGGAGACACAATCTCTAAACAAATTACTCAAGCATTCTCATTCTCTACTCCGATAA
- the LOC120012154 gene encoding protein ALTERED PHOSPHATE STARVATION RESPONSE 1-like — translation MVKMGFGNSKTERNVALGLCKERKRFIKQAIDSRYALAAAHVSYIQSLRNIGIALRRYAEAEVLIESSLSTSATDLDKTPSHSSYPSPSPSHIAEVSDSPLPNESPLSPPIASLSYMRSGGGAASVTFTVDPNSGDACVDDESFICPMPPPPPPFESGSSWDFFDPSDAAESFRFVGHNGLNVDFDDESFRFVNPSKISLNTSLRPDFQRMGFEISGNPETENNGRNQAVELNGRAVNSDRTEGSGSDERHHDVEFDANDLARTVSSRVPLEQSSSKREKAVVEKDLCAEREDPSEFITHRAKDFLSSIKDIEHRFFRASEAGKEVSRMLEANKIRVGYSEKKGRSYALAILGAFKLVCSRRRTALVSHEPAHHVTKVITWKRSTSKRSSSSRSPLASASKEDADDSGSDFAEEFCMIAGSHSSTLDRLYAWERKLYDEVKASESIRKKYDRKCEQLRHQFAKDCSAQVIDKTRSVVKDLHSRIKVAIHSVDSISKRIEKMRDEELHPQLIELIQGLIRMWKAMLECHHAQYITISLAYHSRSSKGTLPGENRRQIIDQLQQEIECFGLSFANWFNSLTSYVEALNGWLQNCILLPQERSRGRRPPFSPRRALAPPIFVIFRDWSVGIKILPSEELSNATKNFLSDLNHIMDHQAEQLQDTQKLADGNDEEAESKDDEKNEEDVPINLCCIHVSLAKVLDRLNKFSEASLKMYEDIRQKGEAAHIAYLNWRPIRY, via the exons ATGGTGAAGATGGGTTTTGGAAACTCTAAGACGGAGAGGAATGTAGCTTTAGGCCTttgcaaagaaagaaagaggttTATCAAGCAAGCCATTGATTCGAGGTACGCTCTTGCAGCTGCTCATGTCTCTTACATTCAGTCTCTTCGAAACATTGGCATTGCTCTCCGGCGATACGCGGAGGCAGAGGTCTTGATTGAGTCTTCTCTGTCGACCTCCGCCACTGACCTTGACAAGACTCCATCCCATTCCTCCTatccatctccatctccctcTCACATTGCAGAGGTTTCGGATTCGCCGTTGCCCAATGAGAGCCCTCTGTCGCCACCAATTGCGAGTTTGAGCTATATGAGGTCTGGAGGTGGTGCTGCTTCTGTGACTTTTACTGTGGATCCAAATAGTGGTGATGCTTGTGTGGATGATGAGTCATTTATTTGTCCAATGCCACCTCCCCCGCCTCCTTTTGAATCCGGCTCTTCTTGGGATTTCTTCGATCCTAGTGATGCGGCTGAAAGCTTTAGGTTTGTTGGCCATAATGGGTTGaatgttgattttgatgatgaaaGCTTTAGGTTCGTTAATCCTAGTAAAATTAGCTTAAATACAAGTTTGAGGCCTGATTTTCAGCGAATGGGTTTTGAAATCTCTGGCAATCCTGAGACTGAAAATAATGGACGGAATCAAGCTGTAGAGCTTAATGGGCGTGCAGTTAACTCAGATAGAACTGAAGGGTCTGGCAGTGATGAAAGGCACCACGATGTAGAATTCGATGCTAATGATTTGGCCAGAACTGTTTCAAGCAGGGTGCCTCTTGAACAGTCTAGCTCAAAGAGGGAGAAAGCAGTGGTGGAAAAAGATTTGTGTGCAGAAAGAGAAGATCCATCAGAGTTTATTACCCACAGAGCTAAAGATTTCCTTTCAAGCATAAAGGATATAGAGCATCGTTTCTTTAGAGCCTCTGAAGCAGGAAAGGAAGTGTCTAGGATGCTTGAGGCTAACAAAATCAGAGTCGGATATTCAGAGAAAAAGG GGAGGTCATATGCTTTGGCTATTTTGGGGGCTTTCAAACTTGTTTGCTCTCGTCGAAGGACTGCACTTGTGTCTCATG AACCTGCACATCATGTTACGAAGGTTATCACTTGGAAGCGGTCAACGTCTAAAAGGTCGTCTTCATCTAGAAGTCCACTAGCCTCAGCATCCAAAGAGGATGCCGATGATAGTGGGAGTGACTTTGCTGAAGAGTTCTGTATGATTGCCGGAAGTCACTCCTCTACCCTGGACAGGCTGTATGCATGGGAAAGAAAACTCTACGATGAAGTAAAG GCCAGTGAGTCCATCAGAAAGAAGTACGATAGGAAGTGTGAGCAGCTGAGGCACCAATTTGCGAAGGATTGTAGTGCTCAAGTGATTGACAAAACCCGCTCAGTGGTAAAGGATCTGCATTCACGGATTAAAGTGGCCATTCATTCAGTAGATTCAATATCAAAAAGGATCGAGAAAATGAGGGATGAAGAGTTGCATCCCCAGCTTATTGAACTAATTCAAGG ATTGATCAGGATGTGGAAGGCCATGCTTGAATGCCATCATGCACAGTACATTACTATCTCATTGGCATACCATTCAAGAAGCTCAAAAGGAACCCTTCCAGGTGAAAACCGCAGGCAGATTATAGATCAACTCCAGCAGGAAATCGAATGCTTTGGCTTAAGTTTTGCAAATTGGTTCAATAGCCTTACATCTTATGTGGAAGCTCTGAATGGTTGGTTGCAAAACTGTATCCTACTACCACAGGAGCGTTCTCGGGGTAGGAGGCCGCCATTCTCCCCTCGTCGAGCCTTGGCTCCACctatatttgttatttttcgGGATTGGTCTGTCGGGATCAAAATTTTGCCATCTGAGGAACTTAGTAATGCCACCAAGAACTTCTTGTCTGATCTGAATCATATAATGGACCACCAAGCAGAACAATTGCAGGACACGCAGAAACTAGCTGATGGAAATGACGAAGAAGCGGAGAGCAAAGATGATGAGAAGAATGAGGAAGATGTGCCCATCAACTTGTGTTGCATACACGTCAGTCTTGCAAAAGTTCTCGATCGACTGAACAAATTTTCAGAGGCTTCTCTGAAAATGTACGAGGATATTAGACAGAAAGGTGAAGCAGCTCACATTGCATACTTGAATTGGAGACCAATTAGGTATTGA
- the LOC120013667 gene encoding chaperone protein dnaJ 20, chloroplastic-like, protein MVNPKIATAVFMRERNTRSIRVSCKANFYEVLSLGSKNGNVGFDEIKKAYRSMALQYHPDVCPPSTREESTRRFVELREAYETLSNPVSRKLHDYELGLADSLGFGGQSLEKRRSRFPKQVWENQLYRLKQRSQIRMQKKAI, encoded by the exons ATG GTGAATCCCAAGATTGCAACTGCAGTTTTTATGCGAGAGAGGAATACAAGAAGTATTAGAGTATCATGTAAAGCCAACTTCTATGAAGTTCTTTCTCTTGGTTCAAAGAATGGAAATGTAGGGTTTGATGAGATAAAGAAGGCTTACAGAAGCATGGCTCTGCAATACCATCCTGATGTCTGTCCTCCATCTACCAGGGAAGAGTCCACCAGACGATTTGTCGAGCTTCGAGAGGCGTATGAGACTCTGTCGAATCCAGTTTCGCGCAAATTACACGATTATGAGCTGGGTTTAGCAGATTCACTGGGATTTGGTGGACAAAGCTTGGAGAAAAGAAGATCCAGGTTCCCTAAGCAAGTATGGGAAAACCAACTGTACCGGCTGAAACAAAGATCTCAAATCCGAATGCAAAAGAAGGCAATTTAA
- the LOC120013716 gene encoding FCS-Like Zinc finger 5-like yields the protein MMLGKRPRPPMKRTTSMTGITVDLPNNVEGQEPSDHQLRDDHHQGAYDTGLLAAMVSPRVNLQRRNSADLAETSHFLRTCGLCRRRLTPGRDIYMYRGDTAFCSLECREQQMKQDEGKEKSSNGPSNKEERKQQKQHASPSTTNKSETIYRSFLTHT from the exons aTGATGTTAGGGAAGCGTCCACGCCCTCCGATGAAAAGAACAACAAGCATGACTGGTATCACCGTTGATCTTCCCAATAACGTGGAGGGACAAGAACCGTCCGACCATCAATTGAGAGATGATCATCATCAAGGGGCATATGATACGGGATTGTTGGCAGCTATGGTGTCACCGAGAGTAAACCTACAGAGGAGAAATTCCGCTGATCTTGCAGAGACTTCACACTTCTTGAGAACTTGTGGCCTTTGTAGACGCCGCCTCACACCTGGCCGTGACATTTACATGTATAG gGGGGATACAGCTTTTTGTAGTTTAGAGTGTAGAGAACAGCAGATGAAGCAAGATGAGGGAAAAGAGAAGAGCAGTAATGGTCCttcaaacaaagaagaaagaaaacaacaaaaacaacatgCATCACCATCTACTACTAATAAGAGCGAGACCATCTATCGAAGCTTCCTCACTCATACTTAA